One genomic segment of Micromonospora sp. WMMC415 includes these proteins:
- the gatA gene encoding Asp-tRNA(Asn)/Glu-tRNA(Gln) amidotransferase subunit GatA, with amino-acid sequence MTDLTRLTAAELAGLVAKGEASAVEVTQAHLDRIAAVDDRVHAFLHVDTAGALDAARAVDERRAAGEKLGPLAGVPVAVKDVLTTKGVPTTVGSKILEGWRPPYDSTIVQRLRAAGTVMLGKTNMDEFAMGSSTEYSAYGATHNPWDLSRIPGGSGGGSAAALAAYEAPLAIGSDTGGSIRQPGAVTGTVGAKPTYGGTSRYGLVAFSSSLDTPGPCARTVLDAALLHEAIAGHDPRDSTSIPAPVPDVVAAAKLGATGDLTGVKLGVVKEFAGEGAEPGITAAFRDAVDTLTKLGAEIVEVSCPHFRYALPAYYLIAPSECSSNLARFDGVRFGLRVGDDGNRSLEEVMSLTREAGFGPEVKRRIMIGTYALSSGYYDAYYGQAQKVRTLITRDFTAAFEQVDALISPTTPFVAFPIGARTSDPYQMYLADLFTIPTNLYGGPGISVPCGLSEGLPVGLQVMAPTMADDRMYRVAAALESAVGTFTPPAL; translated from the coding sequence GTGACCGATCTGACGAGACTGACCGCCGCGGAGCTCGCCGGCCTGGTGGCCAAGGGCGAGGCTTCCGCCGTCGAGGTCACCCAGGCCCACCTGGACCGGATCGCCGCCGTCGACGACCGCGTGCACGCGTTCCTGCACGTCGACACCGCCGGTGCGCTGGACGCGGCCCGCGCGGTGGACGAGCGCCGCGCCGCCGGTGAGAAGCTGGGCCCCCTCGCGGGCGTGCCGGTCGCGGTCAAGGACGTGCTCACCACGAAGGGCGTGCCGACCACCGTCGGCTCGAAGATCCTGGAGGGCTGGCGCCCGCCGTACGACTCGACGATCGTGCAGCGGCTGCGTGCCGCGGGCACGGTGATGCTCGGCAAGACCAACATGGACGAGTTCGCGATGGGCTCCTCCACCGAGTACTCGGCGTACGGCGCGACCCACAACCCCTGGGACCTGAGCCGGATCCCGGGTGGCTCGGGCGGTGGCAGCGCCGCGGCCCTCGCCGCGTACGAGGCGCCGCTCGCGATCGGGTCGGACACGGGCGGCTCGATCCGCCAGCCCGGCGCCGTCACCGGCACCGTCGGTGCGAAGCCGACGTACGGCGGGACGTCCCGGTACGGCCTGGTGGCGTTCTCGTCCTCGCTGGACACGCCCGGCCCGTGCGCCCGTACTGTGCTGGACGCCGCGCTGCTGCACGAGGCGATCGCCGGCCACGACCCGCGCGACTCCACCTCCATCCCGGCCCCGGTGCCGGACGTGGTGGCCGCCGCGAAGCTCGGCGCGACCGGGGACCTGACCGGCGTCAAGCTGGGCGTGGTGAAGGAGTTCGCCGGCGAGGGCGCCGAGCCGGGCATCACGGCCGCGTTCCGCGACGCGGTCGACACGCTCACCAAGCTGGGCGCCGAGATCGTCGAGGTGTCCTGCCCGCACTTCAGGTACGCGCTGCCGGCGTACTACCTGATCGCCCCGAGCGAGTGCTCCTCCAACCTGGCCCGGTTCGACGGTGTCCGCTTCGGCCTGCGGGTCGGCGACGACGGCAACCGGTCGCTGGAGGAGGTCATGTCGCTGACCCGCGAGGCCGGCTTCGGCCCCGAGGTCAAGCGCCGCATCATGATCGGCACGTACGCCCTCTCGTCGGGCTACTACGACGCGTACTACGGGCAGGCGCAGAAGGTCCGCACGCTCATCACCCGGGACTTCACCGCCGCGTTCGAGCAGGTCGACGCGCTGATCTCGCCGACGACGCCGTTCGTGGCGTTCCCGATCGGGGCGCGCACCTCCGACCCGTACCAGATGTACCTGGCCGACCTGTTCACCATTCCGACGAACCTGTACGGCGGTCCGGGCATCTCGGTGCCGTGCGGCCTGTCCGAGGGGTTGCCGGTCGGGCTACAGGTCATGGCACCGACGATGGCCGACGACCGGATGTACCGGGTCGCGGCCGCGCTGGAGAGCGCCGTCGGCACGTTCACCCCACCGGCACTGTGA
- the gatC gene encoding Asp-tRNA(Asn)/Glu-tRNA(Gln) amidotransferase subunit GatC: MAAISREEVAHLARLSRLAVTEEELDTFAGQLDVILQAVAQVGEVAAADIPPTSHSVPLTNVLREDVVTPCLTPEEALSGAPDAEEQRFRVPRILDEDVAS; the protein is encoded by the coding sequence ATGGCCGCCATTTCCCGCGAGGAGGTCGCGCACCTGGCGCGACTGTCGCGGCTTGCCGTGACGGAGGAGGAGCTGGACACCTTCGCCGGCCAGCTCGACGTGATCCTCCAGGCGGTCGCCCAGGTCGGCGAGGTCGCCGCCGCGGACATTCCGCCGACCTCCCACTCCGTGCCGCTGACGAACGTGCTGCGGGAGGACGTGGTGACGCCGTGCCTGACCCCCGAGGAGGCGCTGTCGGGCGCGCCCGACGCCGAGGAGCAGCGGTTCCGCGTCCCGCGGATCCTGGACGAGGATGTGGCATCGTGA
- a CDS encoding bifunctional diguanylate cyclase/phosphodiesterase: protein METADPRNSVPPGRVAPFSAFVAAVIAVAALVSAAPLLTFTDQVSRLPAAFWTMAVLAVACDARPFVAPGRRQSSAVFPSTCFTFAILLGWGLGPAVAVQAVAVVVSGARLGYAPWRTAFNAGQYACALGAAYAVTRLGPGDLFDGGRLRGTDVAVVGGAMLAWFAVNYGLVSSAVRLRFGERWTPGLRQGLGFELLSTGSLLLLAPVLVTAARASAALIPLVLVPLFAVYRMARLSVEQQQLASLDPLTGLPNRKALLAEVGEQLHLHAERAARGEPPARLALLLIDLDRFKHVNDALGHAVGDRLLVEVSARLTEVVGRDMVARLGGDEFAIVMTGLTDAGEARELADRVVAALAEPVPLDGLPLDVGGSIGIALFPDHGEDFATLMRHADVAMYDAKHRNDTVAVYAAESDHNSAERLGLLADLRRVLETGASAADPSTAQPGPGEPAPDAGAPGLDGRPEAEFADPDVEAAGGETVGADGRDGDVTQPVLAPGGPALAVPATARGGDGAALPARDGGSRTGRWRLRGRRQRDDDLAHTDELIQRIVTAADPIRRREARAAGADAPAAGAAGPPGVAAGHLAGPAAHPGVAAGHPAAADRADPARHHDRAGGARNGSRGRGGGRPDGTPQRRGRGTADRQSGEPAADAGEITMYYQPQIAIATGEVVGVEALLRWRHPRRGMVDPEELIRVAEQSAVMRLLTFRVVDDVVEQLAKWSAAGLGLRASLNVSVRDLHTGEIADRIAGRLARYGVPPQRLQLEITEGALMADPRRVLATISRLHRLGVGIALDDFGTGYSSLQHLRRLPLSEVKVDRSFVLGMTEDADDAAIVTSMIELAGALGLRVVAEGVEDERTWRLLHAAGCDAAQGWFYARPMPAEELVAWLARYRPVRPAAGPDTAVPRRHPR from the coding sequence ATGGAGACCGCCGACCCGCGCAACTCCGTCCCACCAGGACGGGTGGCGCCGTTCTCCGCCTTCGTGGCCGCGGTCATCGCCGTGGCCGCGTTGGTCTCGGCCGCTCCTCTGCTCACGTTCACCGACCAGGTGTCCCGGCTTCCCGCCGCGTTCTGGACCATGGCCGTGCTGGCCGTCGCCTGCGACGCCCGTCCGTTCGTCGCGCCCGGGCGGCGCCAGTCGTCGGCGGTGTTCCCGTCGACGTGCTTCACCTTCGCGATCCTGCTCGGCTGGGGGCTGGGCCCGGCGGTCGCCGTGCAGGCCGTTGCCGTGGTCGTGTCGGGAGCCCGGTTGGGATACGCCCCCTGGCGGACCGCCTTCAACGCCGGGCAGTACGCGTGCGCGCTCGGTGCCGCGTACGCCGTCACCCGCCTCGGTCCCGGCGACCTGTTCGACGGCGGCCGGCTGCGGGGGACCGACGTGGCGGTCGTGGGCGGGGCGATGCTGGCCTGGTTCGCCGTCAACTACGGCCTGGTCAGCTCGGCGGTGCGGCTGCGCTTCGGTGAGCGCTGGACGCCCGGCCTGCGGCAGGGCCTGGGGTTCGAGCTGCTGTCCACCGGTTCGCTGCTGCTGCTCGCGCCGGTGCTGGTCACCGCCGCCCGCGCGAGCGCTGCGCTGATCCCGCTGGTGCTCGTGCCGCTGTTCGCCGTCTACCGGATGGCCCGGCTCAGCGTGGAGCAGCAGCAGCTCGCCTCCCTCGACCCGCTCACCGGGCTGCCCAACCGCAAGGCGCTGCTCGCCGAGGTCGGCGAGCAGTTGCACCTGCACGCGGAGCGGGCGGCGCGCGGCGAGCCGCCCGCCCGGCTGGCGCTGCTGCTGATCGACCTGGACCGGTTCAAGCACGTCAACGACGCGCTCGGGCACGCGGTGGGTGACCGGCTGCTGGTCGAGGTGAGCGCCCGCCTCACCGAGGTGGTCGGGCGGGACATGGTCGCCCGGCTCGGCGGGGACGAGTTCGCCATCGTGATGACGGGGCTAACCGACGCCGGCGAGGCGCGCGAGTTGGCCGACCGGGTGGTCGCGGCGCTGGCCGAGCCGGTGCCGCTGGACGGGCTGCCGCTGGACGTCGGCGGGTCGATCGGCATCGCGCTCTTCCCCGACCACGGGGAGGACTTCGCCACTCTCATGCGCCACGCCGACGTGGCGATGTACGACGCGAAGCACCGCAACGACACGGTCGCCGTGTACGCGGCCGAGTCCGACCACAACTCCGCCGAGCGGCTCGGGCTCCTGGCCGACCTGCGCCGGGTCCTGGAGACCGGGGCGTCGGCCGCCGATCCCTCGACCGCCCAGCCGGGGCCGGGCGAGCCGGCCCCGGACGCCGGCGCTCCGGGCCTCGACGGCCGGCCGGAAGCGGAATTCGCTGACCCCGACGTCGAAGCGGCCGGTGGCGAGACGGTGGGCGCCGACGGCCGGGACGGGGACGTGACCCAGCCGGTGCTCGCCCCCGGTGGGCCGGCGCTGGCGGTTCCGGCCACCGCGCGGGGTGGGGACGGCGCCGCGCTGCCGGCCCGCGACGGCGGCTCCCGTACCGGCCGCTGGCGGCTGCGTGGCCGGCGGCAGCGGGACGACGACCTGGCCCACACCGACGAGCTGATCCAGCGGATCGTCACCGCCGCCGACCCGATCCGCCGCCGGGAGGCGCGGGCGGCGGGAGCCGACGCACCAGCGGCCGGCGCCGCCGGACCGCCGGGCGTCGCCGCCGGGCACCTGGCCGGTCCCGCCGCACACCCGGGCGTTGCCGCCGGGCACCCGGCCGCTGCCGACCGGGCCGACCCCGCGCGGCACCACGACCGCGCCGGTGGCGCACGCAACGGATCGCGGGGCCGGGGCGGCGGCCGTCCCGACGGGACCCCGCAGCGCCGGGGCCGTGGCACGGCCGACCGGCAGTCCGGCGAGCCGGCCGCCGACGCCGGTGAGATCACGATGTATTACCAGCCGCAGATCGCGATCGCCACCGGCGAGGTGGTGGGTGTCGAGGCGCTGCTGCGCTGGCGGCACCCGCGGCGGGGGATGGTCGACCCGGAGGAGCTGATCCGGGTGGCGGAGCAGAGCGCCGTGATGCGGCTGCTCACCTTCCGGGTGGTCGACGACGTGGTGGAGCAGCTCGCGAAGTGGTCGGCCGCCGGTCTCGGATTGCGGGCCTCGCTCAACGTCAGCGTGCGGGACCTGCACACCGGCGAGATCGCCGACCGGATCGCCGGCCGGCTGGCCCGGTACGGCGTACCGCCGCAGCGCCTCCAGCTGGAGATCACCGAGGGGGCGCTGATGGCGGACCCGCGCCGGGTGCTGGCCACCATCTCCCGGCTGCACCGCCTCGGGGTGGGGATCGCGCTGGACGATTTCGGCACCGGGTACTCGTCGTTGCAGCACCTGCGCCGGCTGCCGCTGTCCGAGGTGAAGGTGGACCGCTCCTTCGTGCTGGGCATGACGGAGGACGCCGACGACGCGGCGATCGTCACGTCGATGATCGAGCTGGCCGGCGCGCTCGGGCTGCGGGTGGTCGCCGAGGGGGTCGAGGACGAGCGCACCTGGCGGCTGCTGCACGCGGCCGGGTGCGACGCCGCGCAGGGCTGGTTCTACGCCCGGCCGATGCCGGCCGAGGAACTCGTCGCCTGGCTGGCCCGGTACCGCCCGGTCCGTCCGGCCGCCGGTCCGGACACCGCGGTCCCGCGCCGGCACCCGCGGTGA
- the ligA gene encoding NAD-dependent DNA ligase LigA produces the protein MSEDVIGQQASPAQEAAAGAEPTPEARDRHATLGRELTEHQYRYYVLDAPTISDAEFDRQLRELEALEAEFPALRTPDSPTQRVGGTFSTDFTPVAHAERMMSLDNAFSDEELAAWAERVERDAGGPVPYLCELKVDGLAINLTYEEGRLVRAATRGDGRTGEDVTANVRSIRDVPGELTPSAEFPAVPDLIEIRGEVYFPVAAFADLNAGLVEQGKAPFANPRNAAAGSLRQKDPRVTASRPLRLVVHGIGARRGFQPASQSESYAALRAWGLPTSDRWRVVPDLAGVAEFIAYYAEHRHDVEHEIDGVVVKVDPVSIQGRLGSTSRAPRWAIAFKYPPEEVNTKLLDIDVNVGRTGRVTPFAVLEPVRVAGSTVALATLHNAREVERKGVLIGDTVVIRKAGDVIPEVLGPVVELRPADARPFVMPTTCPACGTPLAPSKEGDVDIRCPNTRSCPAQLRERVFHLAGRGAFDIEVLGYKGAAALLDAQIITDEGDLFGLDAEQLARSPFFVNKDGSLGSNAVKLLENLAVAKERDLWRVLVALSIRHVGPTAAQALARHFRSVEGIDKATEEELSSVDGVGPTIAASIREWFAVDWHREVVRKWAEAGVRMAEEAVDEGPRPLEGVTVVVTGTLSGFSRDQAAEAIQSRGGKVSGSVSKKTAFVVVGDNPGSKADKAVSLKVPTLDEEGFRVLLDAGPDAAQKVARIGE, from the coding sequence GTGTCCGAGGATGTCATCGGTCAGCAGGCCAGTCCGGCGCAGGAGGCGGCGGCCGGCGCCGAGCCGACCCCGGAGGCGCGGGATCGGCACGCGACGCTCGGCCGTGAGCTGACCGAGCACCAGTACCGCTACTACGTGCTCGACGCGCCGACGATCTCCGACGCGGAGTTCGACCGGCAGCTGCGGGAGCTGGAAGCGCTGGAGGCGGAGTTTCCGGCCCTGCGCACGCCGGATTCGCCGACCCAGCGGGTGGGCGGCACGTTCTCCACCGACTTCACCCCGGTGGCGCACGCCGAGCGGATGATGTCGCTCGACAACGCGTTCAGCGACGAGGAGTTGGCGGCGTGGGCCGAGCGGGTCGAACGCGACGCCGGCGGCCCGGTTCCGTACCTGTGCGAGCTGAAGGTGGACGGGCTCGCGATCAACCTGACCTACGAGGAGGGCCGGCTGGTGCGGGCGGCCACCCGGGGCGACGGCCGGACCGGCGAGGACGTCACGGCCAACGTGCGCAGCATCCGCGACGTGCCCGGTGAGCTGACGCCGTCGGCCGAGTTCCCGGCGGTGCCCGACCTGATCGAGATCCGGGGCGAGGTCTACTTCCCGGTCGCCGCGTTCGCGGACCTCAACGCCGGGCTGGTCGAGCAGGGCAAGGCGCCGTTCGCCAACCCGCGCAACGCGGCGGCCGGCAGCCTCCGGCAGAAGGACCCCCGGGTCACCGCATCCCGCCCGCTGCGCCTGGTCGTGCACGGCATCGGTGCCCGCCGTGGCTTCCAGCCGGCCTCCCAGTCCGAGTCGTACGCCGCGCTGAGGGCCTGGGGCCTGCCGACCAGCGACCGGTGGCGCGTCGTGCCCGACCTGGCCGGCGTTGCGGAGTTCATCGCCTACTACGCGGAGCACCGGCACGACGTCGAGCACGAGATCGACGGTGTGGTCGTCAAGGTCGACCCGGTCTCCATCCAGGGCCGGCTCGGCTCGACCAGCCGCGCGCCGCGCTGGGCGATCGCCTTCAAGTACCCGCCGGAGGAGGTCAACACCAAGCTGCTCGACATCGACGTGAACGTCGGGCGGACTGGCCGGGTCACCCCGTTCGCCGTCCTGGAGCCGGTCCGGGTGGCCGGGTCGACGGTCGCGCTGGCCACGCTGCACAACGCCCGCGAGGTCGAGCGCAAGGGGGTGCTGATCGGCGACACGGTGGTGATCCGTAAGGCCGGTGACGTCATCCCCGAGGTGCTCGGTCCGGTGGTCGAGTTGCGTCCCGCCGACGCCCGGCCGTTCGTCATGCCGACCACCTGCCCGGCCTGCGGCACCCCGCTCGCCCCGTCGAAGGAGGGCGACGTCGACATCCGTTGCCCGAACACGCGCAGCTGCCCGGCCCAGCTCCGCGAGCGGGTCTTCCACCTCGCCGGGCGGGGGGCCTTCGACATCGAGGTCCTCGGCTACAAGGGCGCCGCCGCGCTGCTCGACGCGCAGATCATCACGGACGAGGGCGACCTGTTCGGCCTCGACGCCGAGCAGCTCGCCCGGTCACCGTTCTTCGTCAACAAGGACGGCAGCCTCGGCAGCAACGCGGTGAAGCTGCTGGAGAACCTGGCGGTGGCCAAGGAACGCGACCTGTGGCGGGTGCTGGTGGCGCTCTCCATCCGGCACGTCGGCCCGACGGCGGCGCAGGCGCTCGCCCGGCACTTCCGGTCGGTCGAGGGGATCGACAAGGCCACCGAGGAGGAGCTGTCCTCGGTCGACGGCGTCGGCCCGACCATCGCCGCGAGCATCCGGGAGTGGTTCGCGGTCGACTGGCACCGCGAGGTGGTGCGGAAGTGGGCCGAGGCCGGCGTCCGGATGGCGGAGGAGGCGGTCGACGAGGGGCCGCGCCCCCTAGAGGGGGTGACCGTGGTGGTGACCGGCACGCTCTCCGGTTTCTCGCGGGACCAGGCGGCGGAGGCGATCCAGTCCCGGGGCGGCAAGGTCAGCGGGTCGGTGTCCAAGAAGACCGCGTTCGTGGTGGTCGGCGACAATCCGGGCTCCAAGGCCGACAAGGCGGTGAGCCTCAAGGTGCCGACGCTGGACGAGGAGGGCTTCCGCGTCCTGCTCGACGCCGGTCCGGACGCCGCCCAGAAGGTCGCCCGCATCGGCGAATAG
- a CDS encoding type II toxin-antitoxin system PemK/MazF family toxin, translated as MPDWLLWAAAIVLAVAAGWGWNEWRHRAAGRRSAGPGGTPPEEPGGSRAEGAGTRDGRGGGRGGGTGGRGGSGGTRPGGRGDPRTGSRRRGRVAAPPRPRTGAGTSAPAPRPGEIWWADVPYADGSGSKVRPCLVLRADERGADVLKITSRDKSDRDDHVPVPTRTWDPDAEHDSFVNLTEPVRVPLADFANRAGTCDPALWRQIRRLPR; from the coding sequence GTGCCCGACTGGCTGCTCTGGGCGGCGGCGATCGTGCTGGCGGTGGCCGCCGGCTGGGGGTGGAACGAGTGGCGGCACCGCGCCGCCGGACGCCGCTCCGCCGGGCCGGGCGGCACCCCCCCGGAGGAACCCGGTGGCAGCCGTGCCGAGGGCGCCGGCACCCGCGACGGGCGCGGTGGCGGCCGTGGCGGGGGCACCGGCGGCCGTGGCGGGAGCGGTGGCACCCGGCCCGGCGGGCGTGGTGACCCGCGGACCGGCTCCCGCCGGCGCGGCCGCGTCGCCGCCCCGCCCCGCCCGCGTACCGGTGCGGGGACGTCCGCCCCGGCACCCCGCCCCGGGGAGATCTGGTGGGCCGACGTCCCGTACGCCGACGGCAGCGGCTCGAAGGTGCGCCCCTGCCTGGTGCTGCGCGCCGACGAGCGGGGCGCCGACGTCCTGAAGATCACCAGCCGGGACAAGAGCGACCGGGACGACCACGTCCCCGTCCCGACCCGGACCTGGGACCCGGACGCCGAGCACGACAGCTTCGTCAACCTCACCGAGCCGGTGCGCGTCCCGCTCGCCGACTTCGCCAACCGCGCCGGCACCTGCGACCCGGCCCTCTGGCGTCAGATCCGCCGCCTCCCCCGGTGA
- a CDS encoding ADP-ribosylglycohydrolase family protein produces MTDPSLRRAAGSLFGLAYGDALGKPTEFLTVAEIVRRYGPAGPRELTGDPALVTDDTQMALAVGWALHDAPQLTPETVEPLLRRRFVAWSVSPDNDRAPGMTCLRACAELARGTRWQHATVIGSKGCGANMRVTPVGLLDVDLDTLAGLAQLQAGLTHGHPTGLAASELTAYAVRLLRDGAEPAAVPALLAERAREQRGTYREEWLGDLWQVARAAGPAAFIATGWDECLAILGRLRAALAGPDDGGDPCRHTGAGWIAEEALATALYCAIRHADDPVAALARGATTAGDSDSIAALAGAFVGAALGTPAWPADWATRIEYADQLFTLSTLPTRHP; encoded by the coding sequence ATGACCGACCCCTCCCTCCGGCGGGCCGCGGGCTCGCTGTTCGGCCTGGCCTACGGTGACGCGCTCGGCAAGCCGACCGAGTTCCTGACCGTCGCCGAGATCGTCCGACGGTACGGCCCGGCCGGCCCGCGCGAGCTGACCGGCGACCCGGCCCTGGTCACCGACGACACCCAGATGGCGCTGGCGGTCGGCTGGGCCCTCCACGACGCGCCGCAGCTCACCCCGGAGACGGTCGAGCCGCTGCTGCGGCGGCGCTTCGTGGCCTGGTCGGTGAGCCCGGACAACGACCGGGCTCCCGGGATGACCTGCCTGCGCGCCTGCGCGGAACTGGCCCGGGGGACCCGCTGGCAGCACGCGACCGTGATCGGGTCGAAGGGGTGCGGCGCGAACATGCGGGTCACCCCGGTCGGCCTGCTCGACGTGGACCTCGACACGCTCGCCGGGCTGGCCCAGCTCCAGGCGGGGCTGACGCACGGCCACCCGACGGGTCTGGCGGCCAGCGAGCTGACCGCGTACGCGGTGCGGCTGCTGCGCGACGGCGCCGAGCCGGCCGCGGTGCCGGCGCTGCTCGCGGAGCGGGCCCGGGAGCAGCGGGGGACCTACCGGGAGGAGTGGCTCGGCGACCTGTGGCAGGTCGCTCGTGCCGCCGGCCCGGCGGCCTTCATCGCCACCGGCTGGGACGAGTGCCTCGCGATCCTCGGCCGCCTCCGGGCGGCGCTGGCCGGGCCGGACGACGGCGGTGACCCGTGCCGGCACACCGGCGCGGGCTGGATCGCCGAGGAGGCGCTCGCCACGGCCCTGTACTGCGCGATCCGGCACGCCGACGACCCGGTCGCCGCGCTGGCCCGCGGCGCCACCACCGCCGGCGACTCGGACTCGATCGCCGCGCTGGCCGGCGCCTTCGTCGGCGCGGCCCTCGGCACGCCGGCCTGGCCCGCCGACTGGGCCACCCGCATCGAGTACGCCGACCAGCTCTTCACCCTCAGCACCCTGCCCACCCGCCACCCCTGA
- a CDS encoding VOC family protein, with protein sequence MIGQLRSVVIDCPDPRALAAFYSELLGVPLDSDDTEDDWVVLSGGGHRLAFQKAPNLRPPTWPEPAVPQQFHLDVEVEDVAAAEKQVLALGARRLPGGGQDFRVYADPAGHPFCLVFDV encoded by the coding sequence ATGATTGGACAGCTTCGTTCCGTGGTGATCGACTGCCCCGACCCGCGGGCCCTCGCGGCGTTCTACTCCGAGCTGCTCGGCGTGCCGCTCGACTCCGACGACACGGAGGACGACTGGGTGGTGCTCTCCGGCGGCGGGCACCGGCTCGCCTTCCAGAAGGCCCCCAACCTGCGTCCGCCGACCTGGCCCGAGCCGGCCGTCCCGCAGCAGTTCCACCTGGACGTGGAGGTCGAGGACGTGGCGGCGGCGGAGAAGCAGGTGCTCGCGCTCGGTGCGCGCCGGCTGCCCGGCGGGGGGCAGGACTTCCGGGTCTACGCCGACCCGGCCGGCCACCCGTTCTGCCTGGTCTTCGACGTCTGA
- a CDS encoding methionine synthase, with protein sequence MTDQGWPWPAGAATGVGSLPGTDIAEAQRIVLGELPALPHLPELPARGPGADLIGRTAGLLVELPVELYAARWRIAPRPGRDLRRARDLMERDLDQLAEQAETYAGPIKIQVGGPLTLAASLELPIGGRMVRDPGAVRDLTGSLAEGVRGHVAAVTRRLPRASVLLQLDEPSLPAVLAGRVPTESGFGTYRAVEPGVAGALLGDVVEAVGVPVVVHCCAPDVPLELIRTAGAVGVALDLGLVTDLDPLGEAVDAGLGLLAGAVPTGPPSAGRAPTSAQVADRVRQLWDRLGFPRRRLAEQVVVTPACGLADATPRYARAVLTACRDAGRRLAEE encoded by the coding sequence GTGACAGATCAGGGGTGGCCGTGGCCGGCCGGGGCGGCGACCGGCGTCGGATCGCTGCCGGGCACCGACATCGCCGAGGCCCAGCGGATCGTCCTCGGTGAGCTCCCCGCCCTGCCGCACCTGCCGGAGCTGCCCGCCCGCGGCCCCGGTGCGGACCTGATCGGCCGCACCGCCGGCCTGCTGGTGGAGCTTCCCGTCGAGCTGTACGCGGCCCGCTGGCGCATCGCGCCCCGCCCCGGGCGGGACCTGCGCCGCGCGCGGGACCTGATGGAGCGCGACCTGGACCAGCTCGCCGAGCAGGCCGAGACGTACGCCGGGCCGATCAAGATCCAGGTCGGCGGGCCGCTCACCCTGGCGGCGTCGCTGGAGCTGCCGATCGGCGGCCGGATGGTCCGCGACCCGGGAGCGGTCCGGGACCTGACCGGGTCGCTCGCCGAGGGGGTACGCGGCCACGTCGCCGCCGTGACCCGCCGCCTGCCCCGGGCCTCGGTGCTGCTGCAACTGGACGAGCCGTCGCTGCCCGCGGTGCTCGCCGGCCGGGTGCCGACCGAGAGCGGCTTCGGCACGTACCGGGCGGTGGAGCCGGGGGTGGCCGGCGCGCTGCTCGGCGACGTCGTCGAGGCGGTCGGGGTGCCGGTGGTCGTGCACTGCTGCGCGCCCGACGTGCCGCTGGAGCTGATCCGTACGGCCGGCGCGGTGGGCGTGGCGCTCGACCTCGGCCTGGTCACCGACCTGGACCCGCTGGGCGAGGCCGTCGACGCGGGCCTCGGGCTGCTGGCCGGCGCCGTGCCGACCGGGCCGCCGTCCGCCGGGCGCGCGCCGACGTCGGCGCAGGTCGCCGACCGGGTACGCCAGCTCTGGGACCGCCTCGGATTCCCGCGCCGCCGCCTTGCCGAGCAGGTGGTCGTCACCCCGGCCTGCGGGCTCGCCGACGCCACCCCGCGGTACGCCCGGGCGGTGCTCACCGCCTGCCGGGACGCCGGGCGGCGGCTCGCGGAGGAGTGA
- the mnmA gene encoding tRNA 2-thiouridine(34) synthase MnmA: MRVLAAMSGGVDSAVAAARAVEAGHDVTGVHLALARNPQTYRTGARGCCTLEDSRDARRAADVIGIPFYVWDMADRFHADVVDDFVAEYAAGRTPNPCLRCNEKIKFAAVLDRAVALGFDAVVTGHHARLGADGLLRRSVDLAKDQSYVLAVLSREQLDRSMFPLGDSTKAQVREEAARRGLAVADKPDSHDICFIADGDTRGFLAERLGETPGDVVDATTGAVVGTHAGAYAYTVGQRRGLHLDRPAPDGRPRYVLSITPKTNTVTVGPAEALAVSHVRAERPVWTGGVRPDAPVECEVQLRAHGDVVPATVTVTADGLRAELRRPVRGVAAGQAIVAYRPEPAGDVVLGSATIAA, encoded by the coding sequence GTGCGGGTACTGGCGGCGATGTCGGGCGGCGTGGACTCCGCCGTGGCGGCGGCGCGGGCCGTCGAGGCGGGACACGACGTGACCGGCGTGCACCTGGCGCTCGCCCGTAACCCGCAGACGTACCGCACCGGCGCCCGCGGCTGCTGCACCCTGGAGGACTCGCGGGACGCCCGCCGGGCCGCCGACGTGATCGGCATCCCGTTCTACGTGTGGGACATGGCCGACCGGTTCCACGCCGACGTGGTGGACGACTTCGTCGCCGAGTACGCGGCCGGTCGTACCCCGAATCCCTGCCTGCGCTGCAACGAGAAGATCAAGTTCGCCGCGGTGCTGGACCGCGCCGTCGCCCTGGGATTCGACGCGGTGGTCACCGGCCACCACGCCCGGCTCGGCGCGGACGGCCTGCTGCGGCGCAGCGTCGACCTCGCCAAGGACCAGTCGTACGTCCTCGCCGTGCTGTCCCGCGAGCAACTGGACCGGTCGATGTTCCCGCTGGGGGACTCGACGAAGGCACAGGTCCGCGAGGAGGCGGCGCGCCGCGGGCTCGCCGTGGCCGACAAGCCGGACTCCCACGACATCTGCTTCATCGCCGACGGGGACACCCGCGGCTTCCTCGCCGAGCGGCTCGGCGAGACACCCGGTGACGTGGTCGACGCGACCACCGGCGCCGTCGTCGGCACCCACGCCGGGGCGTACGCGTACACCGTCGGCCAGCGGCGGGGCCTGCACCTGGACCGGCCGGCGCCGGACGGCCGCCCGCGCTACGTCCTGTCGATCACGCCGAAGACCAACACGGTGACCGTCGGCCCGGCCGAGGCCCTGGCGGTGTCGCACGTCCGCGCCGAGCGTCCGGTGTGGACGGGCGGGGTGCGTCCGGACGCGCCGGTCGAGTGCGAGGTGCAGCTGCGCGCACACGGCGACGTGGTGCCCGCCACGGTGACGGTGACCGCCGACGGCCTGCGCGCCGAGCTGCGTCGCCCGGTCCGGGGCGTCGCCGCCGGTCAGGCGATCGTGGCGTACCGGCCGGAGCCGGCCGGCGACGTCGTGCTCGGCTCCGCCACCATCGCCGCCTGA